The following coding sequences are from one Nicotiana tomentosiformis chromosome 3, ASM39032v3, whole genome shotgun sequence window:
- the LOC138907528 gene encoding uncharacterized protein: MAPYEALYRGKCRSTIGWFDVGETMLVGPKLIQQAIEKVKLIQERLLAAQCCQKSYADNRQRDLVFQVYDWVFLKVTPKKGVMRFGKKGKLSPRYIGLHMIIRKVGQIAYELDLPSDLESVHPFFHVSILCKCIGDPSRIVSVDDVQVTKQLSYEETPIAILDRQVQRLRTKDVASVKVLGRKNNVEEMTWEAEEDMKSRYPHLFPLPEKGPTKTSQP, from the coding sequence atggctccatacgaagctctttacagaGGAAAGTGTAGGTCGACAATAgggtggttcgatgttggggaaactatgTTAGTAGGACCAAAATTGATACAACAAGCAATCGAGAAagttaagcttatacaggaaaggctattagcagctcaatgctgtcagaagtcttatgcggataatcgacagAGGGACTTGGTGTTTCAGGTTtacgactgggtattcctaaaggtaacACCGaagaaaggtgttatgaggtttggtaagaaaggaaaacttagccctcggtacattgggctACATatgatcatacgcaaggtaggccagatagcgtatgagttagacttgccttcggacttggagtctgtacatccattctttcatgtgtctatactctgtaaatgtatcggagatccttccaGAATCGTGTCAGTTGACGACGTTCAGGTCAcaaagcagctatcatatgaagaaactcccattgctatattaGACAGACAGGTtcagagattgagaactaaagacgtagcttcggtgaaagtacttgggagaaaaaataatgtggaagaaatgacttgggaggccgaagaagacatgaagtctagatatcctcacttatttCCTCTTCCAGAGAAGGGTCCGACCaagacatcacaaccttaa